A window from Mycolicibacterium tokaiense encodes these proteins:
- the serA gene encoding phosphoglycerate dehydrogenase yields the protein MSLPVVLIADKLAQSTVAALGDQVEVRWVDGPDRPKLLAAVADADALLVRSATTVDAEVLAAAPKLKIVARAGVGLDNVDVDAATARGVLVVNAPTSNIHSAAEHALALLLSAARQIPAADATLREHTWKRSAFSGTEIYGKTVGVVGLGRIGQLVAARLAAFGTHVVAYDPYVSAARAAQLGIELLTLDELLGRADFISVHLPKTPETAGLIGKDALAKTKPGVIIVNAARGGLIDEHALADAITSGHVRAAGLDVFSTEPCTDSPLFELPQVVVTPHLGASTAEAQDRAGTDVAASVRLALAGEFVPDAVNVGGGVVGEEVAPWLEIVRKAGVLLGALSAELPVSLAVQVRGELASEEVEVLRLSALRGLFSAVIEDQVTFVNAPALAAERGVVAELSTATESPNHRSVVDVRAVYADGSTNNVAGTLSGPQQVQKIVQINGRNFDLRAEGVNLIVNYNDQPGALGKIGTLLGGAEVNIIAAQLSQDADGEGATIMLRLDRDVPADVRSALRAAVDAVTLEVVDLS from the coding sequence GTGAGCTTGCCTGTTGTTCTGATTGCCGACAAACTCGCCCAGTCCACCGTCGCCGCCCTCGGCGACCAGGTGGAGGTGCGGTGGGTGGATGGACCGGACCGTCCGAAACTACTGGCCGCGGTGGCGGACGCCGACGCGCTGCTGGTGCGCTCGGCCACCACAGTGGACGCCGAGGTGCTGGCCGCCGCGCCCAAGTTGAAGATCGTCGCGCGCGCCGGTGTCGGCCTGGACAACGTCGACGTCGACGCCGCCACCGCCCGCGGTGTCCTGGTGGTCAACGCACCCACGTCCAACATCCACAGCGCTGCCGAGCACGCGTTGGCTCTGCTGCTCTCGGCCGCACGGCAGATTCCGGCGGCCGACGCCACGCTGCGTGAGCACACCTGGAAGCGCTCGGCGTTCTCCGGCACCGAGATCTACGGCAAGACCGTCGGCGTGGTGGGTCTGGGCCGCATCGGCCAGCTGGTGGCCGCCCGCCTGGCCGCCTTCGGCACCCACGTCGTCGCCTACGACCCGTACGTCTCGGCGGCCCGCGCCGCCCAGCTGGGCATCGAACTGCTGACGCTCGACGAGCTGCTGGGTCGCGCCGACTTCATCTCCGTGCACCTGCCCAAGACTCCCGAGACCGCGGGCCTGATCGGCAAGGACGCCCTGGCCAAGACCAAGCCGGGCGTCATCATCGTCAACGCCGCCCGCGGCGGGCTGATCGACGAGCACGCCCTGGCCGACGCGATCACCAGCGGCCACGTGCGTGCCGCCGGCCTGGACGTGTTCTCCACCGAACCCTGCACCGACAGCCCGCTGTTCGAGCTGCCGCAGGTGGTGGTGACCCCGCATCTGGGTGCCTCCACCGCCGAGGCGCAGGACCGGGCCGGCACCGACGTCGCCGCGAGCGTACGTCTGGCGCTGGCAGGCGAATTCGTGCCCGACGCGGTGAACGTCGGTGGCGGCGTGGTGGGCGAGGAGGTGGCGCCCTGGCTGGAGATCGTGCGCAAGGCCGGTGTGCTGCTGGGCGCCCTGTCCGCCGAGTTGCCGGTCTCGCTGGCCGTGCAGGTGCGCGGCGAGCTGGCCTCCGAAGAGGTTGAGGTGCTGCGCCTCTCGGCGCTGCGCGGACTGTTCTCCGCGGTGATCGAAGACCAGGTGACGTTCGTCAACGCGCCCGCGCTGGCCGCCGAACGCGGTGTGGTGGCGGAGCTGAGTACCGCGACCGAGAGCCCCAACCACCGCAGCGTGGTCGACGTGCGCGCGGTCTACGCCGACGGGTCGACCAACAACGTGGCCGGAACCCTGTCCGGTCCGCAGCAGGTGCAGAAGATCGTCCAGATCAACGGACGCAACTTCGATCTGCGCGCCGAGGGCGTCAACCTGATCGTCAACTACAACGACCAGCCGGGCGCGTTGGGCAAGATCGGCACCCTGCTGGGTGGGGCCGAGGTCAACATCATCGCCGCGCAGTTGAGCCAGGACGCCGACGGCGAGGGCGCCACCATCATGCTGCGCTTGGACCGGGATGTGCCCGCCGATGTTCGTTCCGCGCTCCGCGCCGCCGTCGACGCCGTGACCCTGGAAGTGGTGGACCTGTCGTGA
- a CDS encoding 3-isopropylmalate dehydrogenase, whose product MKLAVIPGDGIGPEVIAEAVTILDTVLPGVDKTTYDVGARRYHATGEVMPDGLVDELKGHDAILLGAIGDPSVPSGVLERGLLLRMRFELDHHVNLRPSKLYPGVSSPLAGAPDIDFVVVREGTEGPYTGTGGAIRTGTPHEVATEVSLNTAFGVERVVRDAFVRAQARRKHLTLVHKTNVLAYAGKLWSRVVAEVGQEFPDVEVGYQHVDAATIHLVTDPGRFDVIVTDNLFGDIITDIAAAVAGGIGLAASGNIDATRTNPSMFEPVHGSAPDIAGQGIADPTAAIMSVALLLAHVGEADAAARVDSAVAEHLATLDGQQFSTSQVGARIAGLL is encoded by the coding sequence GTGAAACTCGCTGTCATCCCCGGCGACGGGATCGGTCCCGAGGTCATCGCCGAAGCCGTCACCATCCTGGACACCGTGCTGCCCGGCGTCGACAAGACCACCTACGACGTGGGCGCCCGGCGTTACCACGCCACCGGCGAGGTGATGCCGGACGGGCTGGTCGACGAACTCAAGGGCCACGACGCGATCCTGCTGGGCGCCATCGGCGATCCCTCGGTGCCCAGCGGGGTGCTGGAGCGGGGTCTGCTGCTGCGCATGCGGTTCGAGCTCGACCACCACGTCAACCTGCGCCCCTCCAAGCTGTACCCCGGGGTGAGCAGCCCGCTGGCCGGTGCGCCGGACATCGATTTCGTGGTGGTACGGGAGGGCACCGAGGGGCCCTACACCGGCACCGGCGGCGCCATCCGGACCGGCACCCCACACGAGGTGGCCACCGAGGTCAGCCTGAACACCGCCTTCGGTGTCGAGCGGGTGGTGCGTGACGCGTTCGTCCGGGCGCAGGCGCGTCGCAAGCACCTCACCCTGGTGCACAAGACCAACGTGCTGGCCTACGCGGGCAAGCTCTGGTCGCGCGTCGTCGCGGAGGTGGGCCAGGAGTTCCCCGACGTCGAGGTGGGCTACCAGCACGTTGACGCCGCGACCATCCATCTGGTGACCGACCCGGGTCGCTTCGATGTGATCGTCACCGACAACCTGTTCGGCGACATCATCACCGACATCGCTGCGGCGGTGGCGGGCGGTATCGGGCTGGCCGCCAGCGGCAACATCGACGCCACCCGCACCAACCCGTCGATGTTCGAACCGGTGCACGGCAGTGCCCCCGACATCGCCGGTCAGGGAATCGCCGATCCCACGGCGGCCATCATGTCCGTGGCGCTGCTGTTGGCCCACGTCGGAGAGGCCGACGCCGCGGCGCGGGTCGACAGCGCCGTGGCCGAGCACCTGGCGACGCTGGACGGACAGCAGTTCTCGACTTCGCAGGTCGGTGCCCGGATCGCGGGGCTGCTGTAG